A region of the Oceanihabitans sp. IOP_32 genome:
AAAGACAACACATTAGCGTGAATACAACAGATATTATGAGCTTATTTAGCACCTTCAATTAGTTTTTTAATACGATTAAAGTCTTCTTCCGAATGAAAAGGGATTGTTATTTTTCCTTTACCGTTTTTAGAAACTTTAACGTCAATTTTATGCCCAAAGTATTCAGAGAAAACGTTTACTCCTTTTTTTATGAATTTAGGAAGGTCTTCAGACGCTTCTTTTTTTGAAGGCGCTTCTGTTTTATTATTGAAATGACGCACCAAGGTTTCGGTTTCTCGAACAGATAATTTGTTCGACAGCACTTTTTCGTAGATATCAAGTTGAACAGTTTGATCCTCAATGGCAATAAGTGCGCGGCCATGTCCCATAGATATAAAACCATCTCTCATACCTGTTTGAATGATGGGGTCTAGCTTTAATAAACGTAAATAATTAGTAATCGTGGAACGTTTTTTACCAACGCGCTCACTCATTTGTTCTTGTGTTAATTTAATTTCGTCTATTAAGCGTTGGTACGATAGTGCGATTTCAATGGGATCTAAATCTTGACGTTGAATATTTTCAACCAAGGCCATTTCTAGCGATTCTTGGTCGTTTGCTATTCTAACATAAGCAGGAATAGATTCTAATCCGATTAATTTTGAGGCTCTAAAACGTCGTTCACCAGAAACTAATTGATATTCGTTTAAGCCAATTTTTCTTACCGTTATGGGTTGAATAATACCCAATTCTTTTATTGAAGACGCTAGCTCTAGCAATGATTCTTCACTAAAATTTGTTCGGGGCTGAAACGGATTGACTTCAATAAAATCTAAATCTAGCTCCACGATATTACCAATTACTTGATCGGCATTTTTATCGTTGGCAGATTGTATATTGTTACTCGGGTCGTTCAAGAGTGCCGATAACCCTCTACCTAAAGCTTGTTTTTTAGTTGCCTTAGCCATAATTTAGGAGTTTTTGTTGATAATTTCTTTTGCTAAACTTAAGTAATTCGTAGCACCCTTGCTACTGGCATCGTAGTTAATGATGCTTTCGCCGTAGCTTGGGGCTTCACTTAAACGTACGTTGCGCTGTATAATGGTTTTAAATACCATATCGTTAAAATGTTTTTGTACCTCTTCTACCACTTGGTTGGATAGGCGTAATCTGGCATCGTACATTGTTAGCAATAAGCCTTCAATATCTAATTCTGGATTGTGAATTTTTTGAACACTTTTAATCGTGTTTAATAGCTTTCCTAAACCTTCTAGAGCAAAATACTCACACTGAATAGGAATGATTACA
Encoded here:
- a CDS encoding ParB/RepB/Spo0J family partition protein: MAKATKKQALGRGLSALLNDPSNNIQSANDKNADQVIGNIVELDLDFIEVNPFQPRTNFSEESLLELASSIKELGIIQPITVRKIGLNEYQLVSGERRFRASKLIGLESIPAYVRIANDQESLEMALVENIQRQDLDPIEIALSYQRLIDEIKLTQEQMSERVGKKRSTITNYLRLLKLDPIIQTGMRDGFISMGHGRALIAIEDQTVQLDIYEKVLSNKLSVRETETLVRHFNNKTEAPSKKEASEDLPKFIKKGVNVFSEYFGHKIDVKVSKNGKGKITIPFHSEEDFNRIKKLIEGAK